From one Plasmodium malariae genome assembly, chromosome: 12 genomic stretch:
- the SPP gene encoding signal peptide peptidase, putative: protein MNLLKLIGKHNKKMKEDNRGNSVIYYSCYAIILITLVLSKFIVVPLLAQMFLYTFITIYIGSHDSLKQLEIDDKNKKADNITAYDAIMFPIIGSGALLTLYFAYKFLDPYYVNMLLTIYLTLAGVFSLQGVFVNILEPAMPKFFEKDEYVKTFNLPRFICKEPIVFNTNKGEIVSFLFCFVIGVRWIFYKDFITHNILAVSFCFQAISLVILSNFLIGFLLLSGLFVYDIFWVFGNDVMVTVAKSFEAPVKLLFPVSKDPVHYSMLGLGDIIIPGIVISLCLRFDYYLHRNKIHKGNFKKMFNDISIHESFKKYYFFTIAVLYELGLVVTYCMLFYFEHAQPALLYLVPACILAIVGCSICKKEFKIMIKYQEVTDRSASGEDGKKKVSEKDEMIRSQESILSTTKKRITSK from the exons ATGAATTTGCTAAAGTTGATTggaaaacataataaaaagatgAAGGAAGATAACAGGGGGAATTCCGTAATCTATTATTCTTGTTATGCAATTAtac TGATAACTTTGGTATTGTCTAAATTCATTGTAGTTCCTCTGTTGGCACAGATGTTTCTCTACACATTTATAACAATCTATATAGGAAGCCATGATAGTTTGAAGCAATTAGAA ATTGatgacaaaaataaaaaggctGATAATATAACAGCTTATGATGCGATCATGTTCCCCATAATTGGATCTGGAGCCTTGCTAACACT ATATTTTGCTTATAAGTTCTTAGATCCGTACTATGTGAATATGCTACTAACTATTTATTTAACGCTAGCTGGGGTGTTCTCATTGCAAGGagtttttgtaaatattttg GAACCTGCTATGccaaaattttttgaaaaagacGAATACGTTAAAACGTTTAATTTACCTCGTTTTATATGCAAAG AACCTATTGTGTTTAATACAAACAAAGGAGAAATAGTTAGTTTCTTGTTTTGTTTCGTTATCGGTGTACGCTGGATTTTTTACAAGGATTTTATTACGCATAATATATTAGCAGTTTCTTTTTGTTTCCAA GCCATATCACTGGTTATCCTTAGTAACTTTTTAATTGGGTTCCTACTTCTT TCGGGACTATTTGTGTACGATATTTTCTGGGTTTTTGGAAATGACGTTATGGTTACTGTTGCAAAg tcCTTTGAAGCCCCTGTGAAATTACTTTTTCCTGTTTCAAAAGACCCAGTACATTATAGTATGCTAGGATTGGGAGATATTATAATTCCAGGGATTGTAATATCCTTATGTTTACGTTTcgattattatttacataggaataaaatacataaagggaattttaagaaaatgttTAATGACATATCTATTCATGAATCATTTAagaagtattatttttttaccataGCAGTTCTGTATGAGTTAGGGTTAGTAGTAACTTACTgtatgcttttttattttgaacatGCTCAACCTGCTTTACTTTATCTCGTGCCAGCATGTATATTGGCTATCGTAGGATGTTCAATATGTAAAAAggaatttaaaataatgattAAGTATCAAGAAGTTACAGACAGAAGTGCGAGTGGGGAAGatggaaagaaaaaagtttCTGAAAAAGATGAAATGATTAGGAGTCAAGAAAGCATTTTATCAACTACCAAAAAGAGAATAACTAGTAAATAG
- the PmUG01_12060000 gene encoding conserved protein, unknown function: protein MYVYKYSTYSFYILLYEYKVPCACRLLMVNKSVTLLAKNVIESIPSYIKKKDENILINLRVKPNAKNTSIYFNSDKEVLNISIQEQPVNNQSNVAIISYFSDILNLKKRDISIVSGLKSRDKVLMVSNISLDDLNNKITENVE, encoded by the exons atgtatgtgtataaatattcaacTTACTCGTtctacattttattatatgaatataaagtACCTTGTGCATGTAGATTATTAATGGTAAATAAATCGGTAACTCTACTT GCAAAAAATGTCATTGAAAGTATTCccagttatataaaaaaaaaagatgaaaacattttaataaatctgCGTGTTAAGCCTAATGCTAAGAATACAtctatat ATTTTAACTCGGACAAAGAAGTGCTTAACATAAGCATACAAGAACAGCCAGTTAATAATCAATCCAATGTAGCTATAATAAGTTATTTTTCAGATATtt TAAATCTGAAGAAAAGAGATATTTCCATTGTATCTGGGTTAAAATCAAGGGATAag GTTTTAATGGTATCAAATATTTCTTTAGACgatttaaataacaaaattactGAAAATGTGGAATGA
- the VP1 gene encoding V-type H(+)-translocating pyrophosphatase, putative translates to MYLCYILLFAPPIFGLIFSIIECIWVSKININGPEDKSDKLEDGLAQVDKMKEVASYIAEGANAFLKKEYQYLIVFIVVFSGLIGFFVSYYTAISFILGCLTSILCGYIGMKIAVYANVRTTNETWKSLDKGFKVTLNAGTVMGFSLVSFSIIALGLLIVVYKTFIFANASSESSLYKVIAGFGLGGSSIALFSRVGGGIYTKAADVGADLSGKNEYGIPEDDIRNPACIADNVGDNVGDMAGMGADLFGSLAESLCAALVIGSSVLSMKEGIQFNISHCILFPLTFSSFSIIICMITFFIISQSVKIVEKKDVERTLKYLLFLSTILQSLAIIVIGYFSFPSVLKYNLLKEIQRWKVIVPALVGLWSGLIIGFTTEFYTSYSFSPVQEIANTQKVSAATGIIYGLSLGYKSTFIPIMCLSATLGISYGLCDIYGIALAAVGMLSTLCICLTIDAYGPISDNAGGIAEMAGLPSEVRTRTDILDAAGNTTAAIGKGFAIGSAALVAFALFGAYANSANLRHVNILNPWVIIGLLIGAMLPYLFSALTMKSVAIAANSVLNECLEQFPLILSDKQKPDYEKCIKISTDASLRQMIIPGLISVFSPLIIGALMGKYATAGLLVGIILSGIQLAFSSTNSGGAWDNAKKYIESGALGTEHCKGSSAHKNSVIGDTVGDPLKDTSGPSLNILIKLSAITSLVFAGVIANTFTSRRGGPKWL, encoded by the coding sequence ATGTATttgtgttatattttattatttgctCCGCCCATTTTTGGACTAATATTCTCAATAATAGAATGCATATGGGTAAgtaagataaatataaatggtCCAGAAGATAAATCAGATAAATTGGAAGATGGATTAGCACAAGTAGATAAAATGAAGGAAGTGGCATCCTACATTGCGGAAGGAGCAAAcgcttttttaaaaaaggagtaTCAGTATTTAATAGTTTTTATTGTAGTATTTTCTGGACTAATAGGATTTTTTGTTAGTTACTATACAGCaataagttttattttaggCTGTTTAACATCTATATTATGTGGTTATATAGGAATGAAAATTGCTGTTTATGCTAATGTAAGAACGACTAATGAAACGTGGAAAAGTTTAGATAAGGGTTTTAAGGTTACTCTGAATGCAGGAACAGTTATGGGATTTTCATTAGTATCCTTTAGTATAATAGCTCTAGGATTATTAATCGttgtatataaaacatttatttttgcaaatGCTTCTTCTGAATCTAGTTTATATAAGGTTATTGCTGGATTTGGACTTGGCGGTTCTTCTATTGCCTTATTTTCAAGAGTTGGTGGTGGAATATATACTAAGGCCGCTGATGTAGGTGCTGATTTGTCGGGTAAAAATGAATACGGAATTCCAGAAGATGATATAAGAAATCCAGCATGCATTGCAGATAATGTAGGTGATAATGTTGGTGATATGGCTGGAATGGGTGCAGATTTATTTGGATCTTTAGCAGAAAGTTTATGTGCGGCACTAGTTATAGGTTCTTCTGTATTAAGTATGAAAGAAGGGATCCAATTTAATATTAGTCATTGTATTTTGTTTCCTTTAACATTTTCAAGttttagtattattatttgtatgattacattttttataatatcccAGTCTGTTAAaattgtagaaaaaaaagacgtAGAAAGAAccttgaaatatttattatttttatctaccATATTACAGTCATTAGCTATAATTGTAATAggatatttttcttttcctagtgttttgaaatataatctattaaaagaaatacaaaGATGGAAAGTCATTGTTCCAGCATTAGTTGGTTTATGGTCAGGTTTAATTATTGGTTTTACAACCGAATTTTATACATCTTATTCTTTTAGTCCAGTACAAGAAATAGCAAATACACAAAAGGTATCAGCAGCAACAGGTATTATATATGGATTATCACTAGGGTATAAGAGTACATTTATTCCTATTATGTGTTTAAGTGCTACACTTGGTATTTCATACGGTTTATGTGATATATATGGAATCGCTTTAGCAGCAGTAGGAATGTTAAGtacattatgtatatgtttgaCAATTGATGCATATGGTCCTATATCCGATAATGCTGGTGGAATTGCAGAAATGGCTGGACTTCCATCAGAAGTCAGAACAAGAACAGATATTCTGGATGCAGCAGGAAACACAACAGCTGCAATTGGGAAAGGTTTTGCTATTGGTTCTGCTGCTCTAGTTGCTTTTGCATTATTTGGTGCATATGCAAATAGTGCTAATTTACGccatgttaatatattaaatccATGGGTTATTATTGGATTACTTATTGGAGCAATGTtaccatatttattttctgcCTTAACAATGAAATCAGTAGCAATAGCTGCTAATAGTGTTCTAAATGAATGTTTAGAACAATTTCCGTTAATATTATCCGATAAACAAAAACCAgattatgaaaaatgtattaaaatatcaACGGATGCTTCATTAAGACAAATGATTATCCCTGGGTTGATATCCGTATTTTCACCTTTAATAATTGGTGCATTGATGGGAAAATATGCTACTGCTGGATTGTTAGTaggaattattttatcagGTATACAACTAGCTTTTTCTTCAACTAACTCTGGTGGTGCATGGgataatgcaaaaaaatatattgagtCAGGTGCTTTAGGAACAGAACATTGTAAAGGATCAAGTGCTCATAAAAATTCAGTTATTGGAGATACTGTTGGAGATCCATTAAAGGACACTTCAGGACCTTccttaaacattttaattaaattgtcAGCTATCACTTCGCTTGTTTTCGCTGGTGTTATTGCTAATACTTTTACTTCAAGAAGGGGAGGCCCCAAATGGTTATAA